A region from the Magnetovibrio sp. genome encodes:
- a CDS encoding UbiD family decarboxylase, whose product MAYASLRDFIDELERAGDLVRVAKPISPELEMTEIQTRLMAEQGPAVLFENPVDGDGKPYGKPVLVNLFGTVERVARGMGRKPDELKSVGETLAFLRQPEPPGGWREALEMAPLLKTVMSMKPKTVKSAPCQEVVIEGDDVDLSQLPIQTCWPGEPAPLITWPLVITAGPDPKNDKRDVPNLGIYRMQVTGKNTTLMRWLHHRGGAQHFLRWKDMRSDPMPLAVAIGADPGTILAAVTPVPDTLSEYQFAGLLRGAKVELVDCKTVPLQVPATAEIILEGHVSLSEVGDEGPYGDHTGYYNNVEPFPVFTVSAITHRKKPIYLSTYTGRPPDEPSVLGEALNDVFVPLFTQQFPEVRDFWLPPEACSYRVAVVSMKKAYPGHAKRIMMGVWSYLRQFTYTKFVIIVDDDIDARDWNDVMWALSTNVDPARDVTMVENTPIDYLDFASPDSGLGSKMGIDATTKIGPETKREWGQKIRMDQDVVDKVSAMWDELGLPGSGKPIWK is encoded by the coding sequence ATGGCATACGCATCTTTAAGAGATTTCATCGACGAATTGGAGCGCGCGGGAGACCTCGTGCGCGTTGCAAAACCGATTTCCCCCGAACTGGAAATGACCGAAATTCAGACCCGTCTGATGGCCGAACAAGGCCCGGCGGTGCTGTTCGAAAATCCGGTCGATGGCGACGGCAAGCCCTATGGCAAGCCGGTTTTGGTCAATTTGTTCGGCACCGTCGAGCGGGTCGCGCGCGGCATGGGACGCAAGCCGGATGAGCTGAAAAGCGTTGGCGAGACCTTGGCCTTTTTGCGCCAGCCCGAACCGCCGGGCGGTTGGCGCGAAGCGCTGGAAATGGCGCCGCTGCTCAAAACCGTGATGTCGATGAAGCCCAAAACGGTCAAGTCCGCCCCCTGCCAAGAGGTGGTGATCGAAGGCGACGACGTAGACCTGTCTCAACTGCCGATTCAAACCTGTTGGCCGGGCGAACCGGCACCGCTGATCACGTGGCCGCTGGTTATCACCGCCGGTCCGGACCCCAAAAACGACAAGCGCGACGTGCCCAATTTGGGCATTTACCGCATGCAGGTGACGGGCAAGAACACCACCTTGATGCGCTGGTTGCATCACCGTGGCGGCGCGCAGCATTTCCTGCGTTGGAAAGACATGCGCTCTGATCCGATGCCGCTGGCGGTCGCCATCGGCGCGGATCCCGGCACCATCTTGGCTGCGGTGACGCCGGTGCCTGATACGTTGTCGGAATACCAGTTCGCCGGATTGCTGCGCGGCGCGAAAGTCGAACTGGTCGATTGCAAGACCGTGCCGTTGCAAGTTCCCGCCACGGCGGAAATCATCTTGGAAGGCCACGTCAGCCTGTCCGAAGTCGGCGATGAAGGCCCTTACGGCGATCATACCGGCTATTACAACAATGTCGAGCCGTTCCCGGTGTTCACCGTTTCGGCCATCACCCATCGCAAGAAGCCGATCTACCTGTCGACTTATACCGGACGCCCGCCCGACGAACCGAGCGTATTGGGCGAAGCGCTCAACGACGTGTTCGTGCCGCTGTTTACCCAACAGTTTCCCGAGGTGCGCGATTTCTGGCTGCCGCCCGAAGCGTGTTCGTACCGGGTTGCGGTGGTGAGCATGAAGAAGGCTTACCCTGGTCACGCCAAGCGCATCATGATGGGGGTGTGGTCGTATCTGCGCCAGTTCACTTACACCAAGTTTGTGATCATCGTCGATGACGACATAGACGCGCGCGATTGGAATGACGTGATGTGGGCGTTGTCGACCAACGTCGATCCGGCTCGCGACGTGACCATGGTGGAAAACACGCCCATCGATTATTTGGATTTCGCCTCGCCCGATTCCGGCCTGGGCTCGAAAATGGGCATCGACGCGACCACCAAGATCGGTCCGGAAACCAAACGCGAGTGGGGCCAAAAGATCCGCATGGATCAAGACGTGGTCGACAAGGTCAGCGCCATGTGGGACGAATTGGGCCTGCCGGGATCTGGCAAGCCGATCTGGAAGTAG
- a CDS encoding rhodanese-like domain-containing protein, with protein MTSNTPLIYAGDLSPQETWQRLLDDPRATLIDVRTPEEWAYVGIVDMTQIKRNAIFVPWLFYPRMDLNRNFVPQVLEAVKPQDEDTPLLLICRSGVRSAYAAHALTQMGYSQCYNVASGFEGDPDANKHRGTINGWKVAGLPWVQG; from the coding sequence ATGACATCGAACACCCCACTGATTTACGCAGGCGACCTTTCCCCCCAAGAAACCTGGCAGCGCCTGCTTGACGATCCTCGCGCTACGCTTATCGACGTGCGCACCCCAGAAGAATGGGCCTATGTCGGCATTGTGGACATGACCCAAATCAAGCGCAACGCCATTTTCGTGCCATGGCTGTTTTATCCCCGCATGGACCTAAACCGAAATTTCGTGCCGCAAGTATTGGAAGCCGTCAAACCGCAAGACGAGGACACGCCGCTGCTGCTGATTTGCCGCTCCGGCGTGCGTTCGGCCTACGCCGCGCACGCGTTGACGCAAATGGGTTATAGCCAATGCTACAACGTGGCCTCGGGCTTCGAAGGCGACCCCGATGCGAACAAGCACCGCGGCACCATCAACGGCTGGAAAGTCGCGGGATTGCCTTGGGTGCAGGGCTGA
- a CDS encoding glutamate--cysteine ligase, translating into MSDQSPTITSKRELVEYLASGCKPRDKWLIGTEHEKFAYRLDDLRPLEYEGDQGVRVMLDKLTRFGWNPVSESGNVIALVQSDGSSITLEPAGQLELSGAPLPNIHETCKEVGTHLQQVKAVAAEMGIGFLGVGYQPKWPRSEMPWMPKNRYAIMQNYMPKRGNLGLDMMQSTCTVQVNLDFDSEVTMVKMFRVSLALQPIATALFANSPFKNGKPSGYLSYRSHIWTDTDPDRTGNLPFVFEDGFGFERYVDYMLDVPMYFVYRDGTYIDASGQSFRDFIDGKLAALPGEHPTLKDWEDHLTTAFPEVRLKKYLEMRGADGGPWSRLCALPALWVGLLYDPDSLDHAWNMVKDWTLEEHDHLRAMVPEMALNTPFRSGTVGDVALDVLECAHEGLLRRKCLDGVGLDETRFLKPLFQIAESGLTPAEDLLFAYERRWKGCIDPIFREYAY; encoded by the coding sequence ATGAGCGATCAAAGCCCCACCATCACCTCCAAACGCGAACTGGTCGAATACCTCGCAAGCGGCTGCAAACCGCGCGACAAATGGCTGATCGGCACGGAGCACGAAAAGTTTGCCTACCGCTTGGACGATCTGCGCCCGCTGGAATACGAGGGCGATCAGGGCGTGCGCGTGATGCTCGACAAATTGACCCGCTTCGGCTGGAACCCGGTCAGCGAAAGCGGCAACGTCATCGCTTTGGTGCAAAGCGACGGCTCGTCGATCACCTTGGAACCGGCCGGTCAATTGGAACTGTCCGGCGCGCCGTTGCCCAACATTCACGAAACCTGCAAGGAAGTCGGCACCCACCTGCAACAGGTGAAAGCCGTCGCGGCGGAAATGGGCATCGGCTTTTTGGGCGTCGGCTATCAGCCCAAGTGGCCACGTTCTGAAATGCCGTGGATGCCGAAAAACCGCTATGCCATCATGCAAAACTACATGCCCAAACGCGGTAATCTGGGCCTCGACATGATGCAGTCCACCTGCACCGTGCAGGTGAACCTGGACTTCGATTCCGAAGTCACCATGGTCAAGATGTTCCGTGTGTCGCTGGCGCTGCAACCCATCGCCACGGCGTTGTTCGCCAATTCGCCGTTCAAGAACGGCAAACCGAGCGGTTATCTCAGCTATCGCAGCCACATTTGGACCGACACCGACCCAGATCGCACCGGCAACTTGCCGTTCGTGTTCGAAGACGGCTTTGGGTTCGAACGCTATGTGGACTACATGCTCGACGTGCCCATGTACTTCGTCTATCGCGACGGTACCTACATCGATGCATCGGGCCAGTCGTTCCGCGACTTCATCGACGGGAAACTGGCCGCGCTGCCGGGTGAGCACCCCACCCTGAAAGACTGGGAAGATCACCTGACCACCGCCTTCCCGGAAGTGCGCCTGAAGAAATATCTGGAAATGCGCGGCGCCGACGGCGGCCCGTGGAGCCGCCTGTGCGCCCTTCCGGCACTGTGGGTGGGTCTGCTGTATGACCCCGATTCCTTGGATCACGCCTGGAACATGGTCAAAGATTGGACCCTCGAAGAGCACGATCACCTGCGCGCCATGGTTCCGGAAATGGCGCTCAACACGCCGTTTCGCAGTGGAACGGTCGGCGATGTCGCACTCGACGTGCTGGAATGCGCCCACGAAGGATTGCTGCGGCGCAAGTGTTTGGACGGCGTCGGCCTAGACGAAACCCGTTTCCTCAAGCCCTTGTTCCAAATCGCGGAATCCGGCCTGACCCCAGCCGAAGACCTGCTGTTCGCCTACGAACGGCGCTGGAAAGGCTGCATCGATCCGATCTTCCGCGAATACGCATATTGA
- a CDS encoding 16S rRNA (uracil(1498)-N(3))-methyltransferase, protein MSESKSITRIYCETDLGAGLSVPLGPGPAHKLRAVLRAKSGDEVQLFNDRDGEWRARLVDLGKTQASSECLTQLRAAKAEPGPWLAFAPLKKDRLDMVVEKAVELGVERLIPVITARTENRRLKMERLIQQTIDAAEQCERLSVPEILEPVAIEKLAAMWPEDRTLLVAAERQNVPSLAQKLETVTGSLGILIGPEGGFETRELDGLLKLPISIAIRLGPRILRAETAAIAALAVMQAQCGDWRDR, encoded by the coding sequence ATGAGCGAATCGAAAAGCATCACCCGAATATACTGCGAAACGGACCTCGGCGCAGGTCTGAGCGTGCCATTGGGCCCAGGCCCGGCGCATAAGCTGCGCGCGGTGTTGCGTGCCAAAAGCGGTGATGAAGTGCAGCTGTTCAATGACCGCGACGGCGAGTGGCGCGCCCGTTTGGTCGATTTGGGCAAAACTCAAGCTTCATCCGAGTGTCTGACGCAACTCAGGGCCGCCAAAGCGGAACCGGGGCCGTGGCTGGCGTTTGCGCCGCTGAAAAAGGACCGCCTCGACATGGTGGTCGAAAAGGCCGTTGAGTTGGGCGTCGAACGCCTGATCCCGGTGATCACCGCGCGCACCGAAAACCGCCGCCTGAAAATGGAGCGTCTGATTCAACAAACCATCGACGCGGCGGAACAGTGCGAACGCCTGAGCGTGCCGGAAATTCTTGAGCCCGTGGCGATAGAAAAACTGGCCGCGATGTGGCCCGAGGATCGCACCTTGTTGGTCGCAGCGGAGCGCCAAAACGTACCATCTTTGGCCCAGAAACTCGAAACCGTCACCGGGTCTTTGGGTATTTTGATCGGTCCAGAAGGCGGATTTGAAACACGCGAGCTTGACGGACTGCTTAAATTGCCCATTTCTATTGCGATCCGTTTGGGGCCGAGAATTCTGCGCGCCGAAACGGCGGCCATTGCCGCCCTCGCCGTGATGCAAGCCCAATGTGGAGACTGGCGCGATCGATAA
- a CDS encoding HD domain-containing phosphohydrolase has product MGNVDYAKLIEIGIALSAERDHHRLLENILLEAKGLCNADGGTLYLCGHMVQRDGETVFEAEADGKYLKFEIMRTDSLGIAKGGTTGEDIPFPPISVYDVETGEPNHKNVASHVAVSGETVNIADVYEATEFDFTGPRKFDESTGYRSKSFLNVPLKNHSGEIIGVLQLLNAKDENGESIPFSDEIVPLIEALTSQAAVAVDNQMLIDAQARLMDSFIKLIAGAIDAKSPYTGGHCARVPELAEMLATAAVEADHGELRDFSLDEGGFRELHLASWLHDCGKVVTPEYVVDKATKLETIYDRIHEVRMRFEVKKRELEIDYWKQVADGGDRDALKVELDAQLAQIDEDYAFVADCNVGGEFMAEEKVERLKQIAQATWTRTLDDRIGISHEELMRKQAEPAVELPVQEPLLSDKPEHIFPRNDAFENLNAELYGFKMDVPEQQFDRGELYNLSIARGTLTNEDRYIIQNHVIQTIVMLGQLPFPKHLRNVPEYAGAHHETLIGTGYPRKLTKNQMSVPARIMALADVFEALTAADRPYKKPKTLSESIKILSFMVKDQHIDPDLFRLLLQSGIYKEYAERFLKPDQIDEVDLSQYLDAAAE; this is encoded by the coding sequence GTGGGCAACGTCGATTACGCGAAGCTGATTGAAATCGGCATCGCGCTGTCGGCCGAACGCGACCATCATCGCCTGTTGGAAAACATTCTTCTCGAAGCCAAGGGCCTGTGCAACGCCGACGGCGGCACGCTGTATCTGTGCGGACACATGGTCCAACGCGATGGCGAGACCGTGTTCGAGGCCGAAGCCGACGGCAAATATCTCAAATTCGAAATCATGCGCACCGACAGTCTCGGCATCGCCAAGGGCGGAACCACCGGCGAAGACATCCCGTTCCCGCCCATTTCCGTCTACGATGTCGAAACCGGCGAACCCAATCACAAAAACGTCGCCTCTCATGTCGCCGTATCGGGCGAAACGGTCAACATCGCCGATGTTTACGAAGCCACTGAGTTCGATTTTACCGGCCCGCGTAAATTCGACGAAAGCACGGGCTATCGCTCCAAATCGTTCCTCAACGTACCGCTAAAAAATCACTCCGGCGAAATCATTGGTGTCTTGCAGCTTTTGAACGCCAAAGACGAAAACGGTGAATCGATCCCGTTTTCCGATGAGATCGTACCGCTGATCGAAGCGCTGACCTCCCAGGCCGCCGTGGCCGTCGACAATCAGATGCTGATCGACGCGCAAGCGCGTTTGATGGACAGCTTCATCAAACTGATCGCCGGCGCGATCGACGCCAAGTCGCCTTACACCGGCGGCCACTGCGCACGCGTACCCGAACTGGCTGAAATGCTGGCGACCGCCGCCGTTGAAGCGGACCACGGCGAGCTGCGTGATTTCTCCCTCGACGAAGGCGGGTTTCGCGAACTGCATCTGGCCAGCTGGCTGCACGATTGCGGCAAGGTGGTCACCCCCGAATACGTGGTCGACAAGGCCACCAAACTGGAAACGATCTATGACCGTATCCATGAGGTGCGCATGCGTTTCGAGGTCAAAAAGCGCGAGCTGGAAATCGACTATTGGAAACAAGTCGCGGATGGCGGCGACCGCGATGCGCTCAAGGTTGAACTGGACGCCCAGTTGGCGCAAATCGATGAGGACTACGCCTTCGTCGCCGATTGCAACGTCGGCGGCGAGTTCATGGCCGAAGAAAAGGTCGAGCGCCTAAAACAAATCGCTCAAGCCACCTGGACGCGCACCTTGGACGACCGCATCGGCATTTCCCATGAAGAATTGATGCGCAAACAGGCGGAACCCGCCGTCGAGCTGCCGGTGCAAGAACCGCTGCTGTCGGATAAGCCCGAGCACATCTTCCCACGCAACGATGCGTTCGAGAATTTGAACGCCGAGCTTTACGGCTTCAAAATGGATGTGCCCGAACAACAGTTCGACCGCGGCGAGCTTTACAATCTGTCCATCGCACGTGGCACGCTGACCAACGAAGACCGCTACATCATTCAAAACCACGTGATCCAAACCATTGTGATGCTGGGCCAGCTGCCGTTCCCCAAACATTTGCGCAACGTCCCCGAATACGCAGGCGCCCATCACGAAACGCTGATCGGCACGGGTTATCCGCGCAAGCTGACCAAGAATCAAATGTCAGTGCCCGCGCGCATCATGGCGCTGGCCGACGTGTTCGAGGCCCTGACCGCCGCGGACCGCCCCTACAAAAAACCCAAGACTTTGAGCGAAAGCATCAAGATCCTCTCGTTCATGGTCAAGGATCAGCATATCGATCCGGATCTATTCCGCCTGCTTTTACAAAGCGGCATCTACAAGGAATACGCCGAACGCTTCCTCAAACCGGATCAGATCGACGAGGTCGATCTGTCGCAATATCTGGACGCGGCGGCCGAATAG
- a CDS encoding amidohydrolase family protein: protein MIKPVSQYSLSVVATLLVVVFSFATAKAEGMPDLYFVDAHSQMPAGLDSDTIIPLMDQAGVWRTILSARNDREPQDVADLATTHPDRITAAVRSKGKAFNKGTPIFEKFIKQQVKQPVYSAMGETILFHAQKGKKAPKIDVAIDSPEAQFLLDIAVKKGWPFIAHYEFAAAGWDKSGYMDAFEATAKAHPDHPFVLIHMGQLPPDDVSRLIAAHGNVYFMMSHSNPITLAENSSQPWVNLFEGENLAPQWASVMSAHPDRFILAFDNVWPEFWGKFYLDQAALWRKALTELKPDVAHALAHGNAERLWNLPPR from the coding sequence ATGATCAAGCCTGTCTCACAATATTCGTTGAGCGTCGTCGCAACCTTGCTGGTGGTGGTCTTTTCGTTCGCCACCGCCAAGGCCGAGGGCATGCCCGATCTCTATTTCGTCGACGCCCACAGCCAAATGCCTGCGGGCCTCGACAGCGACACGATCATTCCCTTGATGGATCAGGCCGGGGTGTGGCGCACGATTCTATCGGCACGCAACGACCGCGAACCGCAAGACGTCGCCGACTTGGCGACGACCCATCCCGACCGCATCACCGCAGCGGTGCGCAGCAAAGGCAAGGCGTTCAATAAAGGCACGCCCATATTTGAAAAATTCATCAAGCAGCAGGTCAAGCAGCCCGTCTACTCCGCCATGGGCGAAACCATTTTGTTCCATGCGCAAAAAGGCAAAAAAGCGCCCAAGATCGATGTCGCCATCGACAGCCCGGAAGCTCAGTTTCTGCTCGACATCGCAGTGAAGAAAGGCTGGCCGTTCATCGCGCATTACGAATTCGCCGCCGCGGGATGGGACAAATCCGGCTACATGGACGCGTTCGAGGCCACCGCCAAGGCACACCCTGATCACCCCTTCGTCCTCATCCACATGGGGCAGCTACCCCCCGACGACGTCAGCCGCCTGATCGCTGCGCACGGCAATGTCTATTTCATGATGTCGCACAGCAACCCCATAACCCTTGCCGAAAACTCGAGCCAACCCTGGGTGAATTTATTCGAAGGGGAAAATCTGGCGCCCCAATGGGCCAGTGTTATGAGCGCGCACCCGGACCGCTTCATCCTCGCGTTCGACAACGTGTGGCCGGAATTTTGGGGCAAATTTTATCTGGACCAAGCGGCACTGTGGCGCAAAGCCCTGACTGAGTTGAAGCCGGACGTGGCCCACGCCCTTGCCCACGGCAACGCCGAAAGGCTATGGAATTTGCCGCCACGCTAA
- the nhaA gene encoding Na+/H+ antiporter NhaA, with protein sequence MPFSAVREFLKLEAAGGIVLIIAAALALIIANSPMSGLYAASLDIPVAVKFGALEIAKPLILWINDGLMAVFFFLVGLEIKREFLEGEFSSPSQIVLPAMAAFGGMAGPALIYVAINQGNAINMDGWAIPTATDIAFALGILALVGSRAPLSLKILLTAIAIIDDLGAIVIIAVFYTESLSIPSLMLAGGFIVALVAINRLGVVRQAAYILLGIGLWVCVLKSGVHATLAGVITAFAIPMGRGGEGEPSMLKTLEHKLHPWVAYMILPVFAFANAGVSFSGIGLDSFVEPVKLGISVGLFVGKQVGVFLMLWLGVKLGLSAMPRDTNWAQLYGVSLLCGVGFTMSLFIGSLAFEHSSFDVPIRLGVLTGSILSAVLGYALLRMQPMPHHGQSQG encoded by the coding sequence ATGCCGTTTTCAGCCGTCCGGGAATTTTTAAAGCTTGAAGCCGCAGGTGGCATCGTTCTGATCATCGCCGCCGCACTGGCTCTCATCATTGCCAACTCGCCCATGAGCGGTCTGTACGCCGCGTCTTTGGATATTCCCGTAGCCGTGAAATTCGGCGCGCTGGAAATCGCCAAGCCCTTGATTCTCTGGATTAATGACGGCTTGATGGCGGTGTTTTTCTTCCTGGTCGGCTTGGAAATCAAGCGCGAGTTTCTCGAAGGCGAATTTTCCAGTCCTTCACAGATCGTTCTTCCCGCGATGGCGGCGTTCGGCGGCATGGCCGGACCGGCGTTGATTTATGTCGCGATCAACCAAGGCAACGCCATCAACATGGATGGTTGGGCGATCCCCACCGCCACCGACATCGCCTTCGCGCTGGGTATTTTGGCGCTGGTCGGCAGCCGTGCGCCGTTGTCTTTGAAAATTCTACTCACCGCGATCGCCATCATCGACGATTTGGGCGCGATCGTGATCATTGCGGTTTTTTATACCGAAAGCCTGTCCATTCCGTCCTTGATGCTGGCGGGTGGGTTCATCGTGGCTTTGGTGGCGATCAATCGTTTGGGGGTCGTGCGCCAAGCGGCTTACATTTTGCTCGGCATCGGTTTGTGGGTGTGCGTTTTGAAATCCGGCGTCCATGCGACGCTGGCTGGCGTGATTACGGCTTTCGCCATTCCCATGGGTCGTGGTGGCGAGGGCGAACCGTCCATGCTGAAAACCCTTGAGCACAAACTGCACCCCTGGGTCGCATACATGATCCTGCCTGTTTTTGCGTTTGCCAACGCGGGCGTGTCGTTTTCGGGCATTGGTCTGGACAGCTTTGTCGAGCCGGTCAAATTGGGCATTTCGGTCGGCTTGTTCGTGGGCAAGCAGGTCGGCGTGTTTCTGATGCTGTGGCTTGGCGTTAAGCTGGGACTGTCGGCCATGCCGCGCGACACCAATTGGGCGCAGCTCTATGGCGTGTCGCTGCTGTGCGGCGTCGGGTTCACGATGAGCTTGTTCATCGGCTCGCTGGCTTTCGAACACAGCTCGTTCGACGTGCCGATCAGGCTTGGCGTGTTGACTGGCTCCATCTTGTCGGCGGTTCTGGGCTATGCGCTGCTCAGAATGCAGCCGATGCCCCATCATGGACAAAGCCAAGGGTAA
- the ubiA gene encoding 4-hydroxybenzoate octaprenyltransferase → MTDIAEPTPSPNSASDIRTQGWLARLTPGPVRPYMYLMRLDRPYGAWLLLLPCWWSIALAADGTWPDLEMLGLFALGAFIMRGAGCVMNDIADRDFDGKVARTANRPIPSGQVSVKQAVAFLGLLGFSGLAILVQFNMFAIGVGVLSLATVIIYPYMKRFTYWPQVFLGLSFNWGALLGWAAVQGSLGVAPGVLYVAGIFWTLGYDTIYAHQDKEDDILVGIKSTALKLGDATRGWLVFFYGGAIALTALSGWLAGLSVYFYPALVPAAAHLAWQVATVNIHDPKNCLVRFKSNRDFGLLLFAAVIVGQIVY, encoded by the coding sequence ATGACAGACATCGCCGAACCCACGCCGAGTCCCAATAGCGCCAGCGACATCCGCACGCAAGGCTGGCTTGCCCGCCTGACGCCGGGACCTGTGCGTCCGTACATGTATCTGATGCGCCTGGACCGTCCTTACGGGGCGTGGTTGCTGCTTTTGCCGTGCTGGTGGTCGATTGCCTTGGCCGCTGACGGCACCTGGCCGGACCTTGAAATGCTGGGGCTGTTCGCGTTGGGCGCGTTTATCATGCGCGGCGCGGGCTGTGTCATGAACGACATTGCCGACCGCGATTTCGATGGCAAGGTGGCGCGCACAGCCAACCGCCCGATCCCCAGTGGACAGGTGTCGGTCAAACAGGCGGTGGCGTTCCTTGGTCTGTTGGGGTTCAGCGGCTTGGCGATTTTGGTGCAATTCAACATGTTCGCCATCGGCGTCGGGGTCCTGTCGTTGGCGACGGTAATCATTTATCCGTACATGAAACGCTTTACCTATTGGCCGCAGGTGTTTTTGGGCCTGTCGTTCAACTGGGGGGCTTTGCTCGGCTGGGCGGCGGTGCAGGGATCGCTCGGCGTGGCGCCAGGGGTGTTGTATGTGGCGGGGATTTTTTGGACGCTCGGATACGACACCATCTACGCGCACCAAGACAAGGAAGACGACATTCTGGTCGGCATCAAATCCACGGCCTTGAAGCTGGGCGATGCGACGCGTGGGTGGCTGGTGTTTTTTTACGGCGGCGCCATTGCGCTGACTGCGCTTAGCGGTTGGCTGGCGGGGCTGAGTGTGTATTTTTATCCGGCGTTGGTGCCGGCGGCGGCGCATCTGGCATGGCAGGTAGCAACCGTAAACATTCATGATCCGAAAAACTGTCTGGTGCGGTTCAAATCCAACCGTGACTTCGGCCTGTTGCTGTTTGCCGCCGTGATCGTTGGGCAGATTGTTTATTGA